Proteins encoded in a region of the Bacillus sp. T3 genome:
- the moaD gene encoding molybdopterin converting factor subunit 1, whose amino-acid sequence MNKVMFFAHLRDSVGEDFVSLELTGKTVAEVKALVAEKYPVLKLESVMTAVNEEFAGNDEVIGAGDVIAFIPPVSGG is encoded by the coding sequence ATGAATAAAGTCATGTTTTTTGCCCACCTGCGTGATAGCGTTGGCGAAGACTTTGTAAGTTTAGAGCTGACCGGAAAAACAGTGGCAGAGGTCAAAGCATTGGTTGCTGAAAAATACCCTGTGTTGAAGCTTGAGAGCGTCATGACAGCAGTAAACGAAGAGTTTGCCGGAAATGATGAAGTGATTGGTGCTGGTGACGTGATTGCTTTTATCCCGCCTGTAAGTGGTGGATGA
- a CDS encoding molybdopterin molybdotransferase MoeA — MEFFKVKTVEETISLIDEKINKIDSTVILPLEQALHYVLAQPVLAAENVPGFDRSTVDGYAVRARDTFGSSETMPGFLNIVGEVKMGEQASKQVERGQAIYVPTGGMIPPGSDGVIMIEHCEDMDGLLNTYKQLAPGENIITAGEDIKTGEILLTEGTKLRPQELGALASLGIAEVEVYRKVVIGYLSSGDEIVPYQTQKLELGQIRDINYLTVLGLAQNWNIDVKYGGIVTDDYQTFSTKARELYDQVDCLILSGGSSVGAKDYTTEVIQSLGDPGVFVHGISIKPGKPTILSVANGKPVIGLPGHPASAMIIFQLFGSRVLRKLRGEKIERKPDRIFAKITKNIASAAGRADYIRVRLVEVEGEWWAEPIIGKSGLITTLVKSDGIVEIASNKEGIFQGEYVPVIPTR; from the coding sequence ATGGAATTTTTCAAAGTGAAGACGGTTGAGGAAACGATTTCCTTAATAGACGAAAAGATTAACAAGATTGATTCAACAGTCATTCTTCCGCTTGAGCAAGCACTTCATTACGTGTTAGCGCAGCCGGTATTAGCGGCTGAAAATGTTCCCGGATTCGATCGTTCCACGGTTGATGGTTATGCTGTGCGCGCAAGAGATACTTTTGGTTCATCAGAGACAATGCCAGGATTTTTGAACATTGTCGGCGAGGTCAAAATGGGTGAGCAAGCTTCGAAGCAGGTTGAACGCGGACAAGCTATTTATGTCCCAACTGGCGGAATGATTCCACCAGGAAGTGACGGAGTGATCATGATTGAGCACTGCGAAGACATGGATGGGCTCCTCAATACATACAAACAACTAGCACCTGGAGAAAATATTATTACTGCAGGTGAAGATATTAAAACTGGTGAAATTCTATTAACCGAAGGAACAAAGCTTCGCCCACAGGAGCTAGGTGCACTTGCTTCGCTTGGGATTGCTGAGGTAGAGGTTTATCGAAAAGTCGTGATTGGCTATCTTTCCTCTGGCGATGAAATTGTTCCTTATCAAACTCAAAAACTAGAGCTGGGTCAAATTCGCGATATCAATTATTTAACGGTATTAGGATTGGCACAGAATTGGAATATAGATGTCAAATACGGTGGTATTGTAACCGATGATTATCAAACTTTTTCAACTAAGGCGCGGGAATTATATGATCAAGTGGACTGTTTAATTTTATCAGGGGGAAGCTCGGTCGGCGCCAAGGATTATACAACAGAAGTCATTCAGTCATTGGGCGACCCTGGTGTGTTTGTTCACGGCATTTCCATTAAGCCAGGCAAACCAACGATTCTTTCGGTCGCAAACGGCAAGCCGGTCATTGGCTTACCGGGACATCCAGCTTCAGCAATGATTATTTTTCAATTATTTGGTAGTCGGGTGCTCCGTAAGCTGAGAGGAGAAAAAATCGAACGCAAACCAGACCGTATTTTTGCAAAAATCACCAAAAATATTGCCTCAGCTGCAGGTCGAGCGGATTACATTCGTGTCCGACTAGTTGAAGTGGAAGGTGAGTGGTGGGCAGAACCAATCATCGGCAAATCCGGTTTAATTACGACCCTCGTCAAGAGTGATGGAATTGTCGAGATTGCTTCAAATAAAGAGGGAATTTTCCAGGGTGAATACGTGCCTGTCATACCAACGAGATAA
- a CDS encoding substrate-binding domain-containing protein gives MKCRLQKPVVTIIPTGNELVEANTSLSPGRIVEFNGTVFSGFIQEWGGEPILKTIVRDQPEKIKEALLDACETSDIIVINAGSSAGSKDYTVHILAELGTVFTHGVATRPGKPVILGKIGSKVVVGVPGYPVSAYLALEWFVRPLICQYLQIPEPKRQTVKAKLGRRIVSTMGAEDFIRMNIGYVNGHFVANPLTRAAGVTMSLVRADGLLIVGPDIIGYEQGDVVEIELLKPLEEIKNALLFSGSHDLTIDLLSSHLKKQRTDMKIVSSHIGSMAGLMAIRKGEAHVAGIHLLDPETKQYNISYVKRILAGHDVVLYPFLKRTQGWMLPQGNPDGVENVSDVALKKIQFVNRQKGAGTRILFDLLLEEAAVSPDDIVGYDREMFSHLAVAAEVKGVESAAGLGIYPAAKAMGLDFIPVADESYQLLMTRRFFESEQGRWLLSVIQSESFRNEVEKIGGYAVEINPEPIFFNE, from the coding sequence TTGAAGTGCCGGTTACAAAAACCGGTTGTAACCATCATTCCGACTGGGAATGAGCTGGTTGAGGCCAATACTTCATTATCTCCAGGTCGAATTGTTGAATTTAATGGGACTGTTTTTTCAGGGTTTATTCAAGAATGGGGCGGTGAGCCGATCTTAAAAACGATTGTTCGCGACCAGCCTGAAAAAATTAAGGAAGCACTATTGGACGCTTGTGAAACCTCAGATATTATTGTAATTAACGCTGGTTCATCAGCAGGCTCAAAGGATTATACGGTTCATATTCTTGCGGAGCTTGGAACGGTGTTTACACACGGAGTCGCCACCAGACCAGGAAAGCCCGTTATACTTGGGAAAATTGGTAGCAAGGTCGTGGTCGGAGTTCCCGGCTATCCAGTATCCGCTTATTTAGCATTAGAATGGTTTGTCCGACCGTTAATTTGTCAATACCTGCAAATACCTGAGCCTAAACGGCAAACGGTAAAAGCAAAGCTGGGCCGTCGCATCGTTTCAACGATGGGAGCTGAGGATTTTATCCGAATGAATATCGGCTATGTGAATGGACATTTTGTCGCAAATCCGTTAACGCGGGCTGCGGGTGTAACCATGTCTCTAGTTCGCGCTGATGGCTTACTGATCGTAGGTCCAGATATCATTGGATACGAGCAAGGAGATGTAGTCGAAATCGAGCTCCTGAAGCCACTTGAGGAAATTAAGAATGCCTTGCTGTTCAGCGGCAGTCATGATTTGACGATTGATTTGCTTTCGTCTCACCTTAAAAAACAGCGCACCGACATGAAAATTGTATCTTCCCATATCGGAAGCATGGCTGGCCTCATGGCAATCCGCAAAGGGGAAGCCCATGTAGCGGGCATTCATTTATTAGATCCGGAAACAAAACAATACAATATTAGCTATGTCAAACGTATTTTAGCAGGTCATGATGTCGTCCTTTATCCATTTTTAAAAAGAACGCAGGGCTGGATGCTACCGCAGGGTAATCCAGATGGAGTCGAGAATGTAAGCGATGTTGCACTTAAGAAAATCCAATTTGTGAATCGGCAAAAAGGAGCTGGCACACGAATTTTGTTTGATTTACTGTTAGAGGAGGCTGCGGTGAGCCCGGATGACATCGTTGGTTATGATCGCGAAATGTTCTCGCATTTGGCTGTTGCCGCGGAGGTCAAAGGCGTAGAAAGCGCTGCAGGACTTGGTATATATCCTGCCGCAAAGGCAATGGGTCTAGACTTCATTCCAGTTGCGGACGAATCCTATCAACTACTGATGACACGAAGGTTCTTTGAAAGTGAACAAGGGCGTTGGCTCCTATCCGTAATTCAAAGCGAGAGCTTTAGAAATGAAGTAGAAAAAATCGGTGGCTATGCAGTCGAAATCAACCCAGAGCCAATCTTTTTTAATGAATAG
- a CDS encoding molybdenum cofactor guanylyltransferase, which yields MHVALFYPGGKSSRMGTNKALLKINEIPNVERVKQELQSLVSDLILVSNDPEIYQFLKLKTVTDDYPGQGPLAGIHAGLQASAFELNLVVACDMPFVSSKLGQRLLELADQYDAVIPVINGKQQPLFAVYRKGIFKEIEKCIMTGNLRIKQLLAGLNCLYVTEQELSAFTEASLDQIFFNMNHPEEYEHAKHWANKGE from the coding sequence ATGCATGTGGCATTATTTTATCCAGGTGGAAAGTCAAGTCGGATGGGTACAAACAAAGCACTCCTAAAAATTAACGAAATACCAAATGTTGAAAGGGTAAAACAGGAACTTCAATCGCTTGTTTCTGATCTTATACTCGTTTCCAATGATCCAGAGATCTATCAATTTTTAAAGTTGAAAACGGTCACAGACGATTACCCTGGTCAAGGTCCATTAGCAGGTATTCACGCTGGCTTACAGGCTTCAGCATTTGAGCTGAATTTGGTTGTCGCCTGTGATATGCCGTTTGTATCTAGTAAACTTGGCCAAAGGCTTTTAGAGCTTGCAGATCAGTATGATGCGGTCATACCCGTCATCAATGGAAAACAGCAACCGCTTTTTGCTGTATACCGAAAAGGAATATTTAAAGAAATAGAGAAATGTATAATGACAGGAAATCTGCGGATCAAACAATTATTGGCAGGACTTAACTGTTTATATGTAACGGAACAGGAGCTTTCAGCCTTTACAGAAGCAAGCTTAGATCAGATTTTCTTTAATATGAATCATCCTGAAGAATACGAACATGCAAAACATTGGGCAAACAAGGGAGAGTAA
- a CDS encoding YwdI family protein — protein sequence MSITMRKLLQKMDQELQSAKSASSETKIRERIQAIKTLCELVLDEPEATQQLQPQKPIQISNTKPMTTTSPALSFANTEPTKIDNGEANGESLFDF from the coding sequence ATGAGTATTACAATGCGTAAGCTATTGCAAAAAATGGACCAGGAACTTCAATCAGCAAAAAGTGCGAGCTCAGAAACGAAAATTAGAGAGCGAATTCAAGCGATCAAAACGTTATGCGAGCTTGTATTAGATGAGCCGGAGGCAACACAGCAGCTTCAACCTCAGAAGCCAATTCAAATCAGCAATACGAAGCCGATGACAACAACGTCTCCTGCACTTTCGTTTGCAAATACTGAGCCAACTAAAATCGATAATGGAGAGGCGAACGGCGAATCTTTATTTGATTTTTAG
- a CDS encoding molybdenum cofactor biosynthesis protein MoaE, which translates to MNFSISKEPIDIQSIIDKVVQRDAGAITTFIGTVRELTKDKKTLYLIYEAYEPMAVKKLAQIGTEISERWPGSQVAITHRVGKLEITDVAVVIAVSTPHRADAYEANRYAIERIKEIVPIWKKEHWEDGQEWIGNQLETVAYPSGKPEEEDLHE; encoded by the coding sequence ATGAATTTTTCAATATCAAAAGAACCAATCGATATTCAATCGATTATTGATAAAGTCGTACAACGAGATGCCGGAGCAATCACAACCTTTATCGGAACCGTTCGCGAGCTGACGAAGGACAAAAAAACGTTGTATCTCATATATGAAGCCTATGAACCGATGGCAGTAAAAAAACTAGCGCAAATCGGTACAGAAATCAGCGAGCGCTGGCCGGGCTCGCAAGTAGCGATTACCCACCGCGTTGGAAAATTGGAAATAACGGATGTTGCTGTAGTGATTGCAGTCTCTACACCGCATCGGGCTGACGCCTATGAAGCAAATCGATATGCAATTGAACGTATCAAAGAAATCGTTCCAATTTGGAAAAAAGAGCATTGGGAGGACGGCCAGGAATGGATTGGCAACCAGCTTGAAACCGTTGCTTACCCTTCTGGAAAACCAGAGGAGGAGGATTTGCATGAATAA